The Astyanax mexicanus isolate ESR-SI-001 chromosome 20, AstMex3_surface, whole genome shotgun sequence genome contains a region encoding:
- the ap4m1 gene encoding AP-4 complex subunit mu-1 isoform X2, translated as MVTALSGDQPPVVMSHKDLNFIHVRQGGLYWVASTKTDASPFTIIEFLNRLAALTKDYCGSLCEKSVRMNFALIYELLDEMVDYGYIQTTSTDILKNFIQTEAVTSKPFSLFDLSNVGLFGAETQQSKVAPSAAATRPIMSHRSEQGGKNEIFVDVVERISVVIGSNGVLMKADVEGEIRVKCYLPTCSEMRIGLNEEFSIGKSQLRGYGMAVRVDECSFHQAVKLDEFDTYRILKVCPSQGEQTLMQYQLSDELPCAPPFRLFPTVEKDYGNRLLIFLKLRCDLPPKSTALNVSVTVPVPKSSLSLSQELSSPDQTADLQLKNKAILWSIPRFPGGAQLSALFKVEVPGLSSASLLEVGPVSMSFELPKHTCTGLQIRFLRLSPTHPGLSQRWVRYVTHSDSYTIRI; from the exons AGTCATAAAGATCTAAACTTCATTCATGTCAGACAAGGTGGACTTTACTGGGTAGCATCTACAAAGACTGACGCCTCTCCGTTCACCATCATAGAGTTTCTCAACAG GCTTGCAGCTCTAACTAAAGACTACTGTGGCAGTCTGTGTGAGAAATCTGTGCGGATGAACTTTGCCCTTATTTACGAGCTCCTGGATGAGATGGTG GACTATGGCTACATACAGACAACCTCCACTGATATCCTGAAAAACTTCATCCAGACGGAGGCGGTCACTTCCAAACCCTTTAGTCTATTTGATCTTAGCAATGTTGGCCTG TTTGGAGCTGAGACGCAGCAGAGTAAAGTTGCTCCCAGTGCTGCTGCCACTCGCCCCATCATGTCCCATCGGAGCGAGCAG ggagGAAAAAATGAAATCTTTGTGGACGTAGTGGAGCGAATCTCTGTGGTTATCGGCTCCAAT GGTGTTCTGATGAAAGCAGATGTTGAGGGAGAGATCAGGGTAAAATGTTATCTTCCCACTTGTTCAG agaTGAGGATTGGGCTGAATGAGGAGTTCAGTATAGGAAAGTCTCAACTGAGAG gCTATGGAATGGCTGTACGGGTTGATGAATGTAGTTTCCATCAGGCCGTGAAGCTTGATGAATTTGATACATACAGAATTTTGAAAGTTTGTCCCAGCCAAGGAGAG cAAACCCTTATGCAGTACCAGCTGAGTGATGAGCTGCCCTGTGCTCCTCCATTCCGCTTGTTCCCCACGGTGGAGAAGGATTATGGAAACAG attattaatcttCCTCAAGCTACGCTGTGATTTGCCTCCTAAAAG CACTGCCTTAAATGTTTCTGTTACTGTTCCTGTCCCAAAGAGTTCTTTAAG tctctctcaggagctcagcaGCCCTGACCAGACAGCAGATCTGCAACTTAAAAACAAAGCCATTCTTTGGTCTATCCCACGATTCCCTGGGGGAGCTCAGCTATCTGCACTTTTCAAG GTGGAGGTTCCAGGTCttagctctgcctcactcttgGAGGTGGGGCCAGTCAGTATGAGCTTTGAATTGCCCAAACACACCTGTACAGGACTTCAGATCCGCTTTTTGCGGTTGTCTCCAACCCACCCAGGGCTGTCCCAGCGCTGGGTGCGCTATGTCACACACTCTGATTCATACACAATCCGCATCTGA